In Neodiprion pinetum isolate iyNeoPine1 chromosome 6, iyNeoPine1.2, whole genome shotgun sequence, one genomic interval encodes:
- the LOC124220906 gene encoding sensory neuron membrane protein 2 has protein sequence MRKSNRSTFSLRFGILLIIIGIITVVIQPHGLIVDSLLDANLALVKGTLGFNFWKVTKLEFKVYLFHVTNPIDVQERGEVANIVERGPYVYDELLEKIVIETDDAADTIDYLARRTLVFNATKSGNLSENEEVTILNAAHVGSLITIANGFPALLSKFGNGLAQLFSDPTSIFMRGRVRDILFDGLPLVCDPKAHPELVLVCGLLKRQRPPTLRTTSEAGIYAFSFFHKINGTDDGPMTVSRGVNDRYTTGHLSEFKGLPYADFWSIKNCSIIRGTDSIFWPPMSSRQPEVFTYINDLCRSVFAVYKNDTVYSGLLGYYYTTTESLWNDTESPCYCPREKKKIVCPTQGLLDLNKCQEVPVMMSEPHFLHGDQSLFSITNGLQPDEEKHATYVVVEPLTGAPLSGYRKMQLNLKLPRLKQIHVVANVTEGVFPLLWVEEGTTPGPKILAPIILVHRAIRLMTFLSWMPLLFGIFFVAYSYCTKTSAKTENPKASGRSTSLAAH, from the exons ATGCGGAAGTCGAATCGTTCAACTTTCTCTCTCCGATTTGGCATCTTACTTATAATTATTGGGATTATTACCGTTGTCATCCAACCGCACGGCCTTATCGTGGATAGTTTATTAGACGCG AACTTAGCATTGGTCAAAGGAACCCTGGGATTTAATTTCTGGAAAGTCACAAAATTGGAATTTAAAGTATACTTATTTCACGTTACTAATCCCATCGATGTACAGGAGAGAGGCGAGGTGGCAAATATAGTTGAACGTGGCCCTTACGTTTACGA CGAATTGCTGGAGAAAATTGTCATCGAGACGGACGATGCCGCCGATACGATCGACTACCTGGCAAGACGAACGCTCGTTTTCAACGCAACGAAGTCTGGTAATTTGTCAGAAAATGAAGAAGTCACGATTCTGAACGCAGCTCATGTCGGAAGTTTAATCACG ATAGCAAATGGTTTCCCTGCGCTTCTATCAAAATTTGGAAACGGCCTAGCTCAGCTATTTTCTGACCCGACGAGCATATTCATGCGGGGTCGGGTGAGAGATATTCTGTTTGATGGATTACCGCTCGTATGCGACCCTAAAGCCCACCCAGAGCTCGTCCTTGTTTGCGGTCTTCTGAAACGTCAGCGTCCACCAACGCTCAGAACCACTTCCGAAGCTGGAATCTACGCCTTTAGCTTCTTTCACAAA ATCAATGGGACGGATGACGGACCGATGACCGTATCTCGCGGGGTAAACGATCGTTACACTACCGGACATTTATCGGAATTCAAAGGCTTGCCTTACGCAGATTTTtggagtataaaaaattgctCCATTATCCGAGGAACCGACAGCATTTTTTGGCCACCGATGAGCTCTCGACAACCAGAAGTATTTACGTACATAAATGACCTATGCAG ATCGGTTTTCGCTGTTTATAAAAATGACACGGTGTACAGTGGTCTACTAGGCTATTACTACACCACCACGGAGAGCTTATGGAATGACACAGAGTCACCCTGTTACTGTCCacgggagaagaaaaaaatcgtctgtCCAACACAGGGTCTGCTTGACTTGAACAAATGTCAG GAAGTGCCGGTAATGATGTCGGAGCCACATTTTCTGCACGGTGACCAGAGCCTATTTTCAATAACTAATGGCTTGCAACCTGACGAAGAAAAGCACGCAACGTACGTTGTGGTGGAGCCATTGACTGGAGCACCGCTCTCTGGGTACAGGAAAATGCAGCTGAACCTCAAACTTCCGCGTTTGAAGCAGATTCATGTCGTCGCTAACGTGACTGAGGGAGTATTTCCGTTGCTGTGGGTTGAAGAG GGGACAACTCCAGGACCGAAAATATTAGCCCCAATTATTCTGGTCCATCGGGCGATCCGGTTGATGACCTTTTTATCTTGGATGCCGTTACTTTTTGGTATATTTTTCGTCGCTTATTCCTACTGCACGAAGACATCagcaaaaactgaaaatccCAAAGCCTCGGGACGAAGTACATCGCTCGCGGCCCATTAG